Proteins found in one Paenibacillus wynnii genomic segment:
- a CDS encoding copper amine oxidase N-terminal domain-containing protein, with protein MRKVRFPAALLSLFLLISMAPLTVSAPANVSASNISNNTNNTIKVQSMNVKLTFDGVIMEPPVGQYVFIYNNTTYVPLRFVSYALQKSVSWDAKNLKVTVAEPSSAELVVIKEYLMNATNNNSTSTATKNIILNSVKASYGFNGAAKSVPAGQSSYLLNGSLYIPLRFLSESVGNEISWNQKSMTITAESASYKAQTAVGGKDNTTNNSNGKDSGGATATPAPTTGATGGGSAGAGAGAGGGTAKVSYESITSETEAKLNALESESRSTLMATAIEYLSAKDADSKASIKARGVQQLASFTSSFNSILSDCEAKLQAGGYDTGIISQYRAAFEASLQQGKAQVTE; from the coding sequence GTGAGAAAAGTGAGATTTCCAGCAGCATTATTAAGTCTATTCTTGTTGATCAGTATGGCGCCCTTAACAGTATCGGCTCCGGCTAATGTGTCCGCATCTAATATAAGTAATAACACTAATAATACAATCAAAGTTCAAAGTATGAATGTGAAGTTGACGTTTGACGGAGTAATTATGGAGCCCCCAGTAGGGCAGTACGTGTTCATTTACAACAATACAACCTACGTTCCATTGCGTTTCGTTTCCTATGCCTTGCAGAAAAGTGTTAGCTGGGATGCCAAGAACCTAAAGGTTACCGTAGCTGAGCCAAGCAGTGCAGAGCTTGTAGTCATTAAGGAATATTTAATGAATGCAACGAACAATAATAGCACTTCTACGGCAACGAAGAACATTATCCTAAATAGTGTGAAAGCGAGCTATGGATTTAACGGTGCGGCTAAGAGTGTACCCGCAGGTCAATCCAGTTATCTCTTGAACGGTTCGTTATATATACCTCTTCGGTTCCTATCGGAGTCTGTAGGAAATGAAATCAGTTGGAATCAGAAATCTATGACGATTACCGCAGAGTCAGCTTCTTATAAAGCTCAGACTGCTGTTGGTGGCAAAGATAACACCACAAATAACAGTAATGGCAAGGACTCTGGTGGAGCAACAGCAACACCTGCCCCGACCACAGGAGCAACTGGCGGTGGTTCTGCAGGAGCTGGAGCAGGAGCCGGTGGAGGAACAGCAAAGGTTTCATATGAATCCATCACCAGTGAGACGGAAGCCAAGCTGAATGCACTTGAATCAGAGAGCAGATCCACCTTGATGGCTACTGCAATTGAGTATTTATCGGCTAAGGACGCTGATAGCAAAGCAAGTATCAAAGCCAGAGGTGTTCAGCAGTTAGCCTCGTTTACTTCCAGCTTCAATAGCATATTGTCCGACTGCGAAGCTAAACTCCAAGCGGGTGGATACGATACTGGAATTATTAGCCAATATAGAGCTGCGTTCGAAGCTAGTCTTCAACAAGGTAAGGCCCAAGTAACGGAATAG
- a CDS encoding CpsD/CapB family tyrosine-protein kinase — translation MSQQLSKQRQLITLTNPRSPVSEAFRALRTNIDFSSVDERIQVIMVTSSGPEEGKSTVSGNLAASYALSDKKVLLIDADLRKPTAHKTFTLSNRYGLSSLLSQQVDIEDAIQDSNVPNLSIMTSGPIPPNPAEMMASNRMTAVIQELRQRYDVIIIDTPPLLAVTDAQIVASKSDGVIMVVSYGKVKRDIAIKAKANLDRVGARMLGVVLNNVKRKASEGYYYYYYGN, via the coding sequence ATGTCACAGCAGCTAAGTAAACAACGCCAACTGATTACACTGACAAACCCGCGTTCTCCGGTATCAGAAGCCTTCCGCGCACTGCGTACCAATATTGATTTCTCTTCTGTAGATGAGAGAATTCAAGTCATTATGGTGACCTCATCCGGACCTGAGGAAGGGAAATCGACGGTTTCAGGGAATTTAGCTGCCTCTTATGCTCTGAGTGACAAGAAAGTCTTATTGATAGATGCCGACTTACGTAAACCAACAGCACATAAGACATTCACGCTCAGCAACCGTTACGGATTATCGTCTTTGCTGTCTCAGCAAGTTGATATTGAAGATGCTATACAAGATTCTAACGTTCCGAATCTTTCCATAATGACATCAGGGCCTATACCCCCTAATCCGGCAGAAATGATGGCTTCTAATCGAATGACTGCTGTCATTCAGGAGCTGCGTCAAAGGTATGATGTGATTATTATCGATACCCCGCCGCTATTGGCGGTTACAGATGCTCAGATTGTGGCTTCCAAGAGTGACGGTGTCATTATGGTAGTCAGCTACGGCAAGGTTAAGCGGGATATAGCTATTAAGGCAAAAGCTAACCTGGATCGTGTGGGAGCAAGAATGCTTGGTGTGGTTTTGAATAACGTTAAACGTAAGGCCAGTGAAGGGTACTACTATTATTATTATGGCAATTAA
- a CDS encoding polysaccharide biosynthesis protein has translation MTAKSRVVLLFIVDLLIIWLSFVSSYLFRFLNHIPPDYFIQMIQMGVISTLSFGGSLIYFGLYRRVWQYASIGEIISVVKAIAVGAVLSYSIAYLCLPVRVPFGVEVRAMETILLLVGGVRFLWRVLRTERINYEDTRTHTLIVGAGDCGTLIAKEMMGPSFAHTQLIGFIDDSPNKYHMSILGIPVLGNRYGIPSVVKDKDIHEIIIAIPSVSRTEISEIVKLSKTTGAKLKIIPPLNDLIAGKISVKKLRDVSVEDLLGREPVVADLNSILDYVHHKTVLVTGAGGSIGSELCRQIAPFMPDKLLLLGHGENSIYTIEMELRKSFPDLNIVTVIADVQDRTRMMDVFRCNKPNVVFHAAAHKHVPLMERNPAEAIKNNVFGTRNVADCADKFGSERFVMISSDKAVNPTSVMGATKRIAEMYVQSLNDLSQTKFSAVRFGNVLGSRGSVIPAFKQQIAAGGPVTVTHPEMIRYFMTIPEAVQLVIQSGSFANGGEVFVLDMGEPVKILTLAEDLITLSGYEPYKDIDIKFSGIREGEKLYEELLTDEENLGSTHHGRIFIGRPNVISQNQLELEFKRLERVLTEDGEAIREVINQIVPMQPVAQAAIS, from the coding sequence ATGACAGCGAAATCTAGAGTGGTCTTATTATTCATCGTTGATCTTTTGATCATATGGTTGAGTTTTGTTAGCTCCTATCTGTTCCGTTTCTTAAATCATATACCTCCAGATTATTTCATTCAAATGATCCAGATGGGTGTCATTTCAACCCTTTCCTTCGGGGGAAGTCTTATTTATTTTGGACTTTATCGGCGGGTGTGGCAGTATGCGAGTATTGGGGAAATTATATCTGTGGTTAAGGCTATTGCGGTGGGAGCAGTACTCTCTTACAGCATAGCCTACCTTTGTCTTCCGGTACGTGTGCCCTTTGGTGTAGAAGTGCGTGCGATGGAGACCATCCTACTATTGGTGGGGGGCGTTCGTTTCTTATGGAGAGTATTACGCACCGAGCGTATCAATTATGAGGATACCAGAACACATACGCTTATTGTTGGAGCAGGGGACTGCGGAACGCTTATTGCCAAGGAAATGATGGGACCTTCTTTTGCACACACCCAACTGATCGGATTTATTGACGACAGCCCAAACAAGTATCATATGTCAATTTTGGGGATTCCCGTGCTGGGTAACCGTTATGGGATCCCGAGCGTGGTTAAGGATAAAGATATTCATGAGATCATTATTGCGATACCTTCCGTCTCCAGAACTGAAATATCCGAGATAGTTAAGCTTTCCAAGACAACAGGGGCCAAGCTGAAGATTATCCCGCCACTGAACGATCTTATAGCAGGCAAAATATCCGTCAAGAAGCTTAGAGATGTAAGTGTAGAGGATTTATTGGGACGTGAACCTGTTGTCGCTGACCTGAACAGTATTCTTGATTACGTCCACCATAAGACAGTACTGGTTACAGGGGCTGGCGGATCTATTGGTTCTGAGCTGTGTCGCCAGATTGCTCCCTTTATGCCGGATAAGCTCCTGCTGCTAGGGCATGGTGAGAATAGTATTTACACGATTGAAATGGAGCTGCGAAAGAGCTTCCCGGATCTAAATATAGTTACAGTTATAGCGGATGTACAAGATCGTACACGTATGATGGACGTATTTCGCTGCAACAAGCCGAATGTGGTCTTTCATGCGGCAGCACACAAACACGTTCCCTTGATGGAGCGAAATCCTGCTGAAGCGATTAAAAATAATGTATTCGGTACCCGCAATGTGGCAGACTGTGCGGATAAGTTCGGGTCTGAAAGATTTGTAATGATCTCTTCAGATAAGGCGGTTAATCCAACCAGTGTGATGGGGGCAACGAAGCGGATTGCGGAGATGTATGTACAATCTCTTAACGATTTAAGTCAAACCAAGTTCTCAGCCGTTCGTTTTGGTAACGTCCTTGGTAGTCGGGGAAGTGTAATCCCGGCGTTCAAGCAACAGATCGCTGCCGGTGGTCCTGTTACCGTTACCCATCCAGAGATGATTCGGTATTTCATGACTATACCTGAGGCGGTACAACTTGTTATTCAGTCTGGTTCATTTGCGAATGGCGGCGAAGTTTTCGTACTGGACATGGGTGAACCGGTAAAGATTCTAACTCTAGCTGAGGATTTAATTACTTTATCCGGCTATGAGCCTTATAAGGACATTGATATTAAGTTCTCCGGTATTCGCGAGGGTGAGAAGCTGTACGAAGAGCTGCTGACCGATGAGGAAAACTTAGGCTCTACACATCATGGCAGGATTTTCATCGGAAGACCCAATGTGATCAGCCAGAACCAGCTGGAGCTTGAATTTAAACGTTTGGAACGTGTGCTTACCGAGGACGGAGAAGCAATACGCGAAGTCATTAATCAGATTGTACCCATGCAGCCCGTCGCTCAAGCAGCAATTAGCTAA
- a CDS encoding YveK family protein → MSSQELDLRDYFRIVQKRLWLIVSIVVVMCAIAGVYSLYIKKPVYEASTKIIVNQTPTQSTVAQLDLNQINTNIQLINTYKEIIKTPAILDVVTKEYPQFNVTTEELMKKVNVSSVNNTQVMTLVVRDNSYSRAAEIVNAISLVFKQEIPSLFNVQNVSILNEAKVNPPIAPGPVEPNVVLNMAIAFIVSLMIGLGISFLLEYMDDTLKTEADIEQYLGLPTLAMITRVGQDEFTKGAGAETQALPSRRAGELENVTAAK, encoded by the coding sequence AGAGGCTGTGGCTTATTGTCAGCATTGTAGTTGTAATGTGCGCTATTGCCGGGGTATACAGCCTGTATATCAAGAAGCCGGTGTACGAAGCTTCCACAAAAATTATCGTTAACCAGACTCCGACACAGTCAACGGTGGCGCAGCTTGATTTGAATCAAATTAATACTAACATTCAACTAATTAACACCTACAAGGAAATTATTAAGACACCTGCAATACTGGATGTCGTTACGAAGGAATATCCGCAATTCAATGTAACTACCGAAGAACTTATGAAGAAGGTAAATGTCAGCTCCGTAAATAATACGCAGGTGATGACACTTGTCGTTAGAGATAATTCCTATTCACGAGCTGCTGAGATAGTGAACGCCATATCACTGGTGTTCAAGCAGGAGATTCCATCCCTGTTCAATGTGCAGAACGTATCCATACTGAATGAAGCGAAGGTTAATCCACCAATCGCTCCAGGCCCGGTAGAACCCAATGTAGTCCTTAACATGGCTATCGCTTTCATCGTATCCTTGATGATTGGTTTAGGGATTTCCTTCCTGCTGGAATATATGGATGATACCTTGAAGACAGAAGCGGATATTGAGCAATATCTCGGCCTGCCTACATTAGCAATGATTACTAGAGTTGGACAAGATGAATTCACCAAGGGAGCAGGAGCAGAGACACAGGCTCTGCCATCCAGAAGAGCGGGGGAGCTAGAGAATGTCACAGCAGCTAAGTAA
- a CDS encoding sugar transferase gives MGSYNFVKQAIDFTLALIGLLLLWPFFLIISLSVKIDSKGPILFKQKRLGKNKTEFYILKFRTMRTDTPSDMPTHLLKDPNLFITKVGKFLRKTSLDELPQIINILKGEMSIVGPRPALWNQYDLIAERDKYKANDIKPGLTGWAQINGRDELNIEDKAKFDGEYVENMGIIIDLKCFFATIISVIKLSGVVEGSIGYSKGQVFAIQDTEDSLR, from the coding sequence ATGGGATCTTACAATTTTGTGAAACAAGCTATTGATTTTACCCTAGCTTTAATCGGGCTACTATTGTTATGGCCTTTTTTCTTAATCATTTCACTATCGGTTAAAATTGACTCCAAAGGGCCAATTTTATTTAAACAAAAGCGGTTAGGAAAGAACAAAACTGAATTTTATATTCTTAAATTTCGAACCATGCGAACCGATACACCTAGTGACATGCCGACTCATCTATTAAAAGATCCGAATCTTTTTATAACAAAAGTAGGTAAATTCCTTAGAAAAACAAGCTTAGATGAGTTGCCGCAGATCATTAATATCTTAAAAGGTGAAATGAGTATCGTTGGCCCCCGCCCGGCCCTGTGGAATCAATATGATCTGATAGCTGAACGAGATAAATACAAGGCTAACGATATTAAGCCTGGATTAACTGGATGGGCTCAAATTAATGGCCGAGATGAACTGAATATAGAAGATAAAGCTAAGTTTGATGGAGAGTATGTTGAAAATATGGGAATAATAATTGATCTTAAATGTTTTTTTGCGACTATTATCAGTGTGATTAAACTGAGTGGAGTTGTAGAGGGAAGTATAGGATATTCAAAGGGACAAGTCTTTGCCATCCAGGATACAGAGGACAGTTTAAGATGA